The following coding sequences lie in one Pan paniscus chromosome X, NHGRI_mPanPan1-v2.0_pri, whole genome shotgun sequence genomic window:
- the CRIPTO3 gene encoding LOW QUALITY PROTEIN: putative protein CRIPTO3 (The sequence of the model RefSeq protein was modified relative to this genomic sequence to represent the inferred CDS: inserted 2 bases in 1 codon), whose product MDCRKMARFSYSVIWIMAISKAFELGLVAGLGHQEFARPSRGDXWPQEEPAIRPRSSQRVPPMGIQHSKELNRTCCLNGGTCMLESFCACPPSFYGRNCEHDVRKENCGSVPHDTWLPKKCSLCKCWHGQLRCFPQAFLPGCDGLVMDEHLVASRTPELPPSARTTTFMLAGICLSIQSYY is encoded by the exons ATGGACTGCAGGAAGATGGCCCGCTTCTCTTACAGTGTGATTTGGATCATGGCCATTTCTAAAGCCTTTGAACTGGGATTAGTTGCCGGGCTGGGCCATCAGGAATTTGCTCGTCCATCTCGGGGAGA CTGGCCCCAGGAGGAGCCTGCAATTCGGCCTCGGTCTTCCCAGCGTGTGCCGCCCATGGGAATACAGCACAGTAAGGAGCTAAACAGAACCTGCTGCCTGAATGGGGGAACCTGCATGCTGGAGTCCTTTTGTGCCTGCCCTCCCTCCTTCTACGGACGGAACTGTGAGCACGATGTGCGCAAAGAGAACTGTGGGTCTGTGCCCCATGACACCTGGCTGCCCAAGAAGTGTTCCCTGTGTAAATGCTGGCACGGTCAGCTCCGCTGCTTTCCTCAGGCATTTCTACCCGGCTGTGATGGCCTTGTGATGGATGAGCACCTCGTGGCTTCCAGGACTCCAGAACTACCACCGTCTGCACGTACTACCACTTTTATGCTAGCTGGCATCTGCCTTTCTATACAAAGCTACTATTAA